Proteins co-encoded in one Gemmatimonadaceae bacterium genomic window:
- the rpsD gene encoding 30S ribosomal protein S4 encodes MRYTGSSCRQCRREGTKLFLKGTKCFTEKCPVERRPYPPGQHGQAASRRRKSSEYSKQLREKQKIKRIYGVSETQFRNTFEKVSKQPGITGHNLLAALESRLDNLVYRMGFAPSRKSARQLIRHRHVEINGKLVDIPSYVVAPGQEVRVRQKSRELILVQGAMEQATRGASPSWLAVDRDTYSGRMLERPSRPNIPIAAQEQLVVELYSK; translated from the coding sequence ATGCGTTACACCGGTTCATCCTGCCGTCAGTGCCGCCGCGAGGGGACGAAGCTCTTCCTCAAGGGGACCAAGTGCTTCACCGAGAAGTGCCCGGTCGAGCGCCGTCCGTACCCGCCGGGCCAGCACGGCCAGGCGGCGTCGCGTCGCCGCAAGTCGTCCGAGTATTCGAAGCAGCTGCGTGAGAAGCAGAAGATCAAGCGCATCTACGGGGTCAGCGAGACGCAGTTCCGCAACACGTTCGAGAAGGTGTCGAAGCAGCCGGGGATCACCGGCCACAACCTTCTCGCCGCGCTGGAAAGCCGTCTCGACAACCTCGTGTACCGCATGGGCTTCGCGCCGAGCCGCAAGTCGGCGCGCCAGCTCATCCGCCACCGCCATGTCGAGATCAACGGCAAGCTGGTGGACATCCCGAGCTACGTGGTTGCGCCGGGGCAGGAAGTGCGCGTGCGGCAGAAGTCGCGCGAGCTGATCCTGGTCCAGGGTGCCATGGAGCAGGCGACGCGCGGGGCCTCCCCGTCGTGGCTCGCCGTCGACCGCGACACCTATTCCGGTCGCATGCTCGAGCGCCCCTCGCGCCCGAACATCCCGATCGCGGCACAGGAACAGCTGGTCGTCGAACTGTACTCCAAGTAG
- the rpsK gene encoding 30S ribosomal protein S11 translates to MATGKKTKRVVEAEGVAHINATFNNTLVTITDMHGNAIAWGTSGKAGFKGSKKSTPFAATVAAEQCAREALTAGVRRVHVLVQGPGSGRESAIQALAAAGLQVKSIKDVTPIPHNGCRPPKRRRV, encoded by the coding sequence ATGGCGACCGGGAAAAAGACCAAGCGCGTCGTGGAGGCGGAGGGTGTCGCCCACATCAACGCGACGTTCAACAACACGCTGGTGACGATCACCGACATGCATGGCAATGCCATCGCGTGGGGGACCTCGGGCAAGGCGGGGTTCAAGGGGTCGAAGAAGTCGACGCCGTTCGCCGCGACCGTGGCCGCCGAGCAGTGCGCCCGCGAGGCGCTGACGGCCGGGGTGCGTCGGGTGCACGTCCTGGTGCAGGGGCCTGGCTCGGGGCGCGAGTCGGCGATCCAGGCGCTGGCGGCCGCTGGCCTCCAGGTGAAGTCGATCAAGGACGTCACGCCGATTCCGCACAACGGCTGCCGTCCCCCGAAGCGCCGGAGGGTCTGA
- the rpsM gene encoding 30S ribosomal protein S13: protein MARIAGVDLPRDKKVEIGLTYIFGIGRAVAKEILEKTGISADLRVRDLVDADVNKLRQVIEKDYRVEGALRTEIAMNIKRLMDIGSYRGIRHRRGLPVRGQRTHTNARTKKGPRRAIAGKKKVTK, encoded by the coding sequence ATGGCTCGTATTGCTGGTGTCGATCTCCCTCGCGACAAGAAGGTCGAGATCGGGTTGACGTACATTTTCGGGATTGGGCGCGCGGTGGCGAAGGAGATCCTCGAGAAGACCGGGATCTCGGCCGACCTTCGCGTGCGCGACCTGGTCGATGCCGACGTGAACAAGCTCCGTCAGGTGATCGAGAAGGATTATCGCGTCGAGGGCGCCCTGCGCACCGAGATCGCGATGAACATCAAGCGACTGATGGATATCGGTTCATACCGAGGGATCCGTCATCGCCGTGGGCTCCCCGTGCGCGGCCAGCGCACTCATACCAATGCGCGCACGAAGAAGGGACCGCGTCGCGCGATCGCGGGCAAGAAGAAGGTGACCAAGTAG
- the rpmJ gene encoding 50S ribosomal protein L36 — protein MKVRSSVKPICEHCKVVKRSGVTRIICKRNPKHKQRQG, from the coding sequence GTGAAAGTCCGCAGCAGCGTGAAGCCCATCTGCGAGCACTGCAAGGTTGTGAAGCGCAGCGGCGTCACTCGCATCATTTGCAAGCGCAACCCTAAGCACAAGCAGCGGCAAGGGTAA
- the pyrF gene encoding orotidine-5'-phosphate decarboxylase, giving the protein MSARSLDESSRAIPIVALDVSSAAEALALAGRLGESCRYYKVGSELFTAAGPHVVSALREQGHRVFLDLKLHDIPNTVRGAARAAARLGASLLTVHASGGGEMMRAAVEGAGEECGILAVTVLTSLDAASLSRAWGREATLSIEDEVARLAALAAEAGAHGIVCSGHEAARVRAAYGERLQPLVPGIRFASGEVHDQSRVVTPGGAVKAGARYLVLGRAVTEAGDPAGAMRRVWEEIGGAG; this is encoded by the coding sequence ATGAGCGCACGATCCCTCGACGAATCATCACGCGCGATTCCAATCGTCGCCCTCGACGTCTCGTCCGCCGCGGAGGCGTTGGCGCTCGCGGGGCGACTCGGGGAGAGCTGCCGGTACTACAAGGTGGGGAGCGAGCTCTTCACCGCCGCCGGGCCGCATGTCGTGAGCGCGCTGCGTGAGCAGGGACATCGGGTCTTTCTCGACCTCAAGCTGCACGACATTCCCAACACGGTGCGCGGGGCTGCGCGCGCGGCAGCGCGACTCGGCGCCTCGCTCCTGACCGTGCATGCGTCCGGGGGGGGCGAGATGATGCGCGCGGCGGTGGAGGGGGCGGGGGAGGAGTGCGGGATCCTTGCTGTCACCGTTCTCACGTCGCTGGACGCCGCGTCTCTCTCTCGCGCCTGGGGGCGCGAGGCGACGCTTTCGATCGAGGACGAGGTGGCTCGGCTCGCGGCGCTGGCAGCCGAGGCCGGCGCGCATGGGATCGTCTGCAGCGGGCACGAGGCGGCGCGTGTGCGCGCGGCATATGGCGAGCGTCTGCAGCCCCTGGTTCCCGGGATCCGGTTTGCCTCCGGCGAAGTCCACGACCAATCGCGTGTCGTAACGCCGGGAGGGGCGGTGAAGGCGGGTGCTCGCTACCTGGTCCTCGGTCGGGCCGTGACCGAGGCGGGCGATCCGGCGGGGGCGATGCGCAGGGTGTGGGAGGAGATCGGCGGCGCGGGGTAG
- a CDS encoding dihydroorotate dehydrogenase: MSSSHRSALATTLAGIELQNPVFLAAGTAAYGDELDEVTTLDALGGLVTKAVSLDPRPGAPAPRVAEFPGGMINAIGLANPGVEAVRRDHLPWLARSLARARVLVNVVAYAVDDFARVIERLDDVEGKDGYELNVSCPNVKAGGMEFGADPAALAEVVRRSRAATSAPIFVKLSPTLPDVAAAARIALDAGANGLTLVNTMPGLVIDLDRRKPALGFGTGGVSGPGLLPIGVLATWKVWKATRAPIIGVGGITTAEDALQYLVAGATAVAIGTAGLRDPRQPARVVRGLEEWCRRHGVRSLSEISGSLEWPT, from the coding sequence GTGAGCAGCTCCCATCGCTCCGCCCTCGCCACCACGCTCGCCGGGATCGAACTCCAGAACCCGGTCTTTCTCGCCGCGGGTACCGCGGCCTACGGCGACGAGCTGGATGAAGTCACGACGCTCGACGCGTTAGGCGGTCTCGTGACCAAGGCGGTGAGCCTCGACCCGCGCCCCGGCGCGCCGGCGCCGCGCGTGGCCGAGTTTCCCGGCGGGATGATCAACGCCATCGGGCTCGCCAATCCCGGAGTGGAGGCGGTGCGCCGCGACCACCTGCCGTGGCTCGCGCGTTCGCTCGCGCGCGCGCGCGTCCTGGTCAACGTCGTCGCCTACGCCGTGGACGACTTCGCCCGCGTCATTGAACGGCTGGACGATGTCGAGGGCAAGGACGGCTACGAACTCAACGTCTCCTGTCCCAACGTCAAGGCGGGCGGAATGGAGTTCGGTGCCGACCCCGCGGCGCTGGCCGAGGTGGTGCGCCGCTCGCGCGCCGCGACGTCGGCGCCGATCTTCGTCAAGCTGTCGCCGACGTTGCCCGACGTGGCCGCGGCGGCGCGCATCGCGCTCGACGCCGGGGCCAACGGGTTGACGCTCGTGAACACGATGCCCGGGCTGGTGATCGACCTCGATCGCCGCAAGCCGGCCCTGGGATTCGGCACCGGCGGCGTGAGCGGCCCGGGGCTGCTCCCCATCGGCGTCCTGGCGACCTGGAAGGTCTGGAAGGCCACGCGCGCGCCGATCATCGGCGTGGGTGGAATCACGACCGCGGAAGACGCCCTGCAATATCTGGTGGCGGGTGCCACCGCGGTGGCGATCGGAACGGCGGGGCTCCGCGATCCGCGCCAGCCCGCGCGCGTGGTACGTGGCCTGGAGGAGTGGTGCCGCCGGCATGGCGTGCGATCGCTGTCGGAGATCTCGGGAAGCCTGGAGTGGCCAACATGA
- a CDS encoding N-acetylmuramoyl-L-alanine amidase, translated as MIALVAAFALLQQVAEPPATLTVREGEKVGTVPVVVTRLGAMVRAQDLLQTLGAVLLRDTPERYRVVIGGTEFEFAPGLTYTRVKGATEPLAAAPAVLNGTLYLPLSFLTDVVPRVATGFLYDARQGELRKFSPVVAQRRLPNDSAENRTELLSRATDQPPRGERAPRPAGGAPRLDRAPVVIVDAGHGGRDRGMHGPIAGGPRVYEADITLSVARRLRDELKARGVVVVMTRSTDTLIALGDRGRIANRSQGDLFVSIHVNAANPRWKNPGAARGFETYFLSEAKTDDERRVAELENEAVKYEVEEGAQGGDPLSFILNDMKQNEYLRESSDLAATVQRSLRAIHPGTDRGVKQAGFVVLVGAFMPSVLVEVGFGTNAAEAAYMSGATGQGALASAIADATMGYLARYATKRGNGVRP; from the coding sequence ATGATTGCGCTGGTCGCTGCCTTCGCCCTCCTGCAGCAAGTCGCCGAGCCACCGGCAACACTCACCGTTCGTGAGGGCGAGAAAGTCGGCACCGTCCCCGTGGTCGTCACGCGCCTGGGCGCGATGGTGCGCGCGCAAGACCTCCTGCAGACGTTAGGCGCGGTCCTCCTGCGCGACACGCCGGAGCGCTATCGCGTCGTGATCGGCGGCACCGAGTTCGAGTTCGCGCCCGGGCTGACCTACACCAGGGTGAAGGGGGCCACCGAACCACTCGCCGCGGCCCCGGCGGTACTCAACGGGACGCTCTACCTCCCACTCTCCTTCCTCACCGACGTCGTGCCGCGCGTGGCGACAGGCTTCCTGTACGACGCACGGCAAGGCGAGCTGCGCAAGTTCTCCCCGGTGGTGGCGCAGCGCCGTCTGCCTAACGACTCGGCGGAGAACAGGACTGAGCTGCTGTCGCGCGCGACCGACCAGCCACCGCGCGGTGAACGCGCGCCGCGTCCGGCGGGGGGCGCGCCGCGCCTCGATCGCGCTCCCGTGGTGATCGTCGACGCCGGACATGGAGGGCGCGATCGCGGCATGCACGGTCCCATCGCCGGCGGTCCGCGCGTCTACGAGGCCGACATCACCCTCTCCGTGGCTCGCCGCCTTCGCGACGAGCTCAAGGCGCGCGGCGTTGTCGTCGTGATGACGCGCAGCACCGACACCCTCATCGCACTCGGCGATCGCGGACGCATCGCCAACCGTTCGCAGGGCGACCTCTTCGTCTCCATTCACGTCAACGCGGCAAACCCGCGGTGGAAGAATCCCGGTGCGGCGCGCGGCTTCGAGACGTACTTCCTCTCCGAGGCCAAGACCGATGACGAGCGCCGCGTCGCCGAGCTGGAAAACGAGGCGGTCAAGTACGAAGTGGAAGAAGGAGCCCAGGGCGGCGACCCGCTCAGCTTCATCCTCAACGACATGAAGCAGAACGAATACCTGCGCGAGTCGAGCGACCTGGCGGCCACGGTGCAGCGTTCGCTGCGCGCCATTCACCCCGGGACCGATCGCGGCGTGAAGCAGGCGGGCTTCGTGGTGCTCGTTGGCGCCTTCATGCCATCGGTACTGGTGGAGGTCGGCTTCGGGACCAATGCCGCCGAGGCCGCGTACATGTCGGGTGCCACCGGGCAGGGGGCGCTGGCGTCGGCGATCGCCGATGCAACGATGGGGTACCTCGCGCGCTACGCGACCAAGCGTGGCAACGGCGTGCGCCCGTGA
- the smpB gene encoding SsrA-binding protein SmpB has product MAQQTESEDIKVVARNRDARHNYHILETWEAGLVLTGTEVKSLRNGKANISDAYGIVRDGEVYLLNVNISPYERGGYVNHDPTRLRKLLLHKREIRRLIGAVEREGLTLIPLELYFVRGRAKIRIALGKGKKLHDKRDDSRKRDADREIARAMRRR; this is encoded by the coding sequence ATGGCCCAGCAGACCGAGTCCGAAGACATCAAGGTCGTCGCGCGCAACCGCGATGCCCGCCACAACTACCACATCCTCGAGACGTGGGAGGCGGGGCTGGTCCTGACCGGCACCGAGGTCAAGTCGCTCCGGAACGGGAAGGCGAACATCTCCGACGCATACGGCATCGTGCGCGACGGCGAGGTGTACCTGCTCAACGTGAACATCTCTCCCTACGAACGCGGCGGGTACGTCAACCACGACCCCACCCGGCTCCGCAAGCTCCTCCTCCACAAGCGCGAGATTCGCAGGCTCATCGGCGCCGTCGAGCGCGAGGGGCTCACGCTGATCCCGCTCGAGCTGTACTTCGTGCGGGGGCGCGCCAAGATCCGCATCGCCCTGGGGAAGGGAAAGAAGCTGCACGACAAGCGCGACGACTCGCGGAAGCGAGATGCCGATCGCGAGATTGCCCGCGCCATGCGCCGCCGATGA
- a CDS encoding Rrf2 family transcriptional regulator, whose protein sequence is MRITTWAEYGLICALHLSRRHGEGPVTGREIAARERLPADYVEQILLRLRRAGIVNSTRGAKGGYILSRDPMDVTVREVISASEKGTFELHCVAHPIAEERCSEAQNCSIRPVWMMLQQRIDDALDSVRLSDLLQDETSVRARVGLPVVQG, encoded by the coding sequence ATGCGAATCACGACGTGGGCCGAGTACGGACTCATCTGCGCGCTGCACCTCTCCCGGCGACATGGCGAGGGGCCGGTGACCGGGCGCGAGATCGCGGCGCGCGAGCGCCTCCCGGCCGACTACGTGGAGCAGATCCTCCTGCGGCTTCGCCGCGCCGGGATCGTCAACAGCACGCGCGGAGCAAAGGGCGGCTACATACTCTCCCGCGACCCGATGGACGTCACCGTGCGCGAGGTCATCTCCGCCTCGGAGAAGGGGACCTTCGAGCTGCACTGCGTGGCGCATCCCATCGCCGAGGAACGCTGCTCGGAGGCGCAGAACTGCAGTATTCGTCCCGTCTGGATGATGCTGCAGCAGCGAATCGACGACGCCCTGGACAGCGTCCGCCTGTCGGACCTTCTCCAGGACGAAACGTCGGTTCGCGCCCGCGTCGGGCTCCCCGTCGTGCAGGGCTGA
- a CDS encoding aspartate ammonia-lyase gives MTTTRTERDPLGTLEVPAHALYGIQTLRALRNFPISGLRPLEPFVVAQVWIKKAAALVHRRTGRLAPALADAIVAAADEVLAGQHREQFVVDPYQAGAGTSHNMNVNEVLANRANELLGSARGAYTPVHPNDHVNMAQSTNDTIPTNIRLAVLSRLEAFEGAFGGLRDALAAKGREFDDVVKAGRTHLQDAMPIRLGQEFTAYAGSIDRGIRRVRESADYLRDLGIGGSAVGTGVTVEPEYPALMVEALSDMTGLSLRVGNDRIQLMQSMGDVAGVSAALRVLAIDVSKIASDLRLMVMGPRTGIDEIVLPAVQPGSSIMPGKVNPSIPEMVNQVCYQVMGCDTTVGIAAEHGQLELNVMMPVIAHNVLLSLQLLTNAARVLDEKCVRGIQAHREMCAWWVERSAALATALAPQIGYAAAAELSKRSVKEGILIRDLVRNERILPADEIDAVLDLRKMTEIGIPSGKHPPAGTG, from the coding sequence ATGACGACCACCCGCACGGAACGCGACCCGCTGGGCACCCTGGAAGTGCCCGCCCACGCGCTGTACGGCATCCAGACGCTGCGCGCGCTGAGGAACTTCCCCATCAGCGGGCTGCGCCCACTCGAGCCGTTTGTCGTGGCGCAGGTCTGGATCAAGAAGGCGGCGGCGCTGGTGCATCGTCGCACCGGGCGCCTGGCCCCGGCGCTCGCCGACGCCATCGTCGCCGCGGCAGACGAGGTCCTCGCCGGCCAGCATCGCGAGCAGTTCGTGGTCGATCCCTACCAGGCCGGTGCGGGGACGAGCCACAACATGAACGTGAACGAGGTCCTGGCCAACCGCGCCAACGAGTTGTTAGGCAGCGCCCGCGGAGCGTACACCCCGGTGCACCCTAACGACCACGTGAACATGGCGCAGAGCACCAACGACACCATCCCCACCAACATCCGCCTTGCAGTCCTCTCACGGCTCGAGGCGTTCGAGGGCGCATTCGGCGGGTTGCGTGATGCGCTGGCCGCCAAGGGGCGCGAGTTCGACGACGTGGTGAAGGCAGGACGGACGCACCTGCAGGACGCCATGCCGATTCGCCTGGGCCAGGAGTTCACCGCCTACGCCGGTTCGATCGATCGCGGCATTCGGCGCGTGCGCGAGAGCGCCGACTACCTGCGCGACCTCGGCATTGGCGGGAGTGCGGTGGGCACCGGCGTCACGGTCGAACCGGAGTATCCCGCGCTGATGGTCGAGGCGCTCTCGGACATGACCGGACTCTCGCTGCGAGTCGGCAACGACCGCATCCAGCTCATGCAGTCCATGGGCGACGTTGCCGGCGTCTCGGCGGCGCTGCGCGTCCTCGCAATCGACGTGTCAAAGATCGCCAGCGACCTTCGCCTGATGGTGATGGGGCCGCGCACCGGGATCGACGAGATCGTCCTGCCGGCGGTGCAACCCGGGTCGTCCATCATGCCGGGCAAGGTGAATCCCTCGATCCCGGAGATGGTGAACCAGGTCTGCTACCAGGTGATGGGGTGCGACACGACGGTCGGCATTGCCGCCGAACATGGGCAGCTCGAGCTCAACGTGATGATGCCGGTCATTGCCCACAACGTGCTCCTCTCGTTGCAGCTGCTGACCAACGCCGCCCGGGTGCTGGACGAGAAGTGCGTGCGCGGAATCCAGGCACACCGCGAGATGTGCGCCTGGTGGGTGGAGCGTTCGGCCGCGCTGGCCACCGCACTCGCACCGCAGATCGGCTACGCCGCCGCGGCGGAACTCAGCAAGCGCTCGGTGAAGGAGGGGATCCTCATTCGCGACCTGGTTCGCAACGAACGCATCCTCCCAGCCGACGAGATCGACGCCGTCCTGGACCTGCGAAAGATGACCGAGATCGGCATTCCGTCTGGCAAGCACCCTCCCGCCGGAACCGGCTAA
- a CDS encoding DUF4149 domain-containing protein, whose product MSTRTDFLLWLWIGAALLFSAVVAPTLFAVLPTRALAGLVVGRVLPVIFWSGVVVGAFALATHSGWRRGAAALILLTALGAQLGVAPRILALRAELGPNIESIARDDPRRVAFGRWHGVSVALLGAGLMAAAAIAIAGLVSRTSPPASTR is encoded by the coding sequence ATGTCCACTCGCACCGACTTCCTGCTCTGGCTCTGGATCGGCGCCGCGCTCCTCTTCTCCGCCGTCGTTGCGCCGACGCTCTTTGCCGTCCTCCCTACGCGAGCCCTCGCCGGGCTCGTCGTTGGGCGTGTCCTCCCGGTCATCTTCTGGAGCGGCGTGGTGGTGGGCGCCTTCGCCCTCGCCACGCACTCCGGCTGGCGCCGTGGCGCCGCCGCCCTCATCCTCCTCACCGCGTTAGGCGCGCAACTCGGCGTGGCGCCGCGCATCCTGGCGTTGCGCGCCGAGCTCGGCCCAAACATCGAGTCCATCGCCAGGGACGACCCGCGGCGAGTGGCCTTCGGCAGGTGGCACGGCGTGAGCGTCGCACTTCTCGGCGCCGGCCTCATGGCTGCGGCGGCCATCGCCATTGCCGGGCTCGTCTCACGCACGTCGCCGCCCGCTTCCACTCGCTGA
- a CDS encoding MBL fold metallo-hydrolase has protein sequence MSAGGSAGGSAGGSVGGSAGRNTRVKIASFVVGPFQENCYLVADEAAGKGVLVDPGDDGDRLLDAVERAGVSLEAIWLTHAHLDHIGGIAAIKRRIDVPVYLHADDRVMYSYAPQAAAMYGVPFELGPLPDRTFTEGDTVSVGALTFTVWHMPGHAPGHVVLHGHGVAFGGDVLFAGSVGRTDLPMSDGAAFQRTLERVSTLPPSTVVYPGHGPATTIGEELASNPFLTGLARPVRR, from the coding sequence GTGAGCGCAGGCGGGAGCGCAGGCGGGAGCGCAGGCGGGAGCGTAGGCGGGAGCGCAGGCAGGAACACTCGCGTGAAGATCGCGTCGTTCGTCGTCGGCCCCTTCCAGGAGAACTGCTACCTCGTCGCCGACGAGGCGGCGGGGAAGGGGGTGCTCGTCGATCCGGGCGACGACGGCGACCGATTGCTCGACGCCGTGGAGCGCGCCGGCGTCTCGCTGGAAGCCATCTGGCTCACGCACGCGCACCTCGATCACATCGGCGGGATCGCGGCCATCAAGCGACGCATCGATGTCCCCGTCTATCTCCACGCCGACGACCGGGTGATGTACAGCTACGCCCCCCAGGCGGCCGCGATGTACGGCGTTCCGTTCGAACTCGGCCCGCTCCCCGACCGCACCTTCACCGAGGGCGACACGGTCTCCGTCGGTGCGCTCACCTTCACGGTGTGGCACATGCCGGGGCACGCGCCTGGGCACGTGGTGCTGCACGGGCACGGCGTCGCCTTCGGCGGCGACGTCCTGTTCGCCGGCTCCGTCGGGCGCACCGACCTCCCGATGTCCGACGGCGCGGCGTTCCAGCGCACGCTCGAGCGCGTCTCCACGCTCCCGCCCTCTACCGTCGTCTATCCCGGGCACGGACCGGCGACGACGATTGGCGAGGAGCTGGCGTCCAACCCGTTCCTCACCGGGCTCGCCCGCCCGGTGCGTCGTTAG
- the trxB gene encoding thioredoxin-disulfide reductase yields the protein MGIQHYEVVIIGGGPSGMTAGLYAGRSMLKTVVLERGAPGGELLNTEMIEDYPGFEHVEGWELAQKFASHAAKFGAEFHTRNVASVKRQDDGSFHTTCDDGEVYVSPTVIVTAGGTPIKLNIPGEAEYAGKGVSYCAVCDGAFFKGHTIAVVGGGDAACEEADYLTRFASKVYLIHRRDTFRASKIVQKRVFENPKIEVIWNTVVDQVFADANGLVDHVALRDVNSGATRDLAVTGFFVFIGFQPNTTIIADHVDHDESGYLRTGWHMETNVPGLFAAGDVRVQLTRQVTTAVGDATTAAVAAEKYLTALRDRGKAGEKA from the coding sequence GTGGGGATCCAGCACTACGAAGTCGTGATCATCGGGGGAGGGCCATCGGGGATGACGGCGGGACTCTACGCCGGACGCTCGATGCTGAAGACGGTCGTGCTCGAGCGCGGTGCACCTGGCGGCGAGCTGCTCAATACCGAGATGATCGAGGACTATCCCGGCTTCGAACATGTAGAGGGGTGGGAGCTGGCGCAGAAGTTCGCCAGCCACGCCGCGAAGTTCGGCGCGGAGTTCCACACGCGCAACGTCGCGAGCGTGAAGCGCCAGGACGACGGGTCCTTCCACACCACGTGTGACGACGGCGAGGTGTATGTCTCGCCCACGGTGATCGTCACGGCGGGGGGCACTCCCATCAAGCTCAACATCCCCGGCGAGGCGGAGTACGCGGGGAAAGGCGTCTCGTATTGCGCCGTCTGCGATGGGGCCTTCTTCAAGGGGCACACGATCGCCGTGGTGGGCGGCGGCGACGCGGCATGCGAGGAGGCCGACTACCTCACGCGCTTTGCCAGCAAGGTGTACCTGATCCATCGCCGTGACACCTTCCGCGCGTCGAAGATCGTGCAGAAGCGCGTCTTCGAGAACCCGAAAATCGAGGTCATCTGGAACACCGTCGTCGACCAGGTCTTCGCCGATGCCAACGGCCTGGTGGATCACGTCGCGCTGCGTGACGTGAACAGCGGCGCCACGCGTGACCTCGCGGTGACCGGCTTCTTCGTCTTCATTGGCTTCCAGCCCAACACGACGATCATCGCCGATCACGTGGACCACGACGAGTCGGGATACCTGCGCACGGGATGGCACATGGAGACGAACGTCCCCGGGCTCTTTGCGGCTGGCGACGTGCGCGTGCAGCTCACGCGACAGGTCACCACCGCGGTCGGCGATGCAACCACCGCGGCGGTCGCCGCCGAGAAGTACCTCACCGCGCTGCGCGACCGCGGGAAGGCGGGAGAGAAGGCGTGA
- a CDS encoding SDR family oxidoreductase has translation MSLPNGGAVTVRPVALVTGGARRIGAALSRASARRGYHVAIHHRQSPDEAAALVREIESSGGSAHAVVADLLDADAPEQLVSDVVARCGRLDLLVNSAANMLRTPVGRTTPAQWDEIFALNTRAPFFLAQAAARHLGEGSSIVNMADLAAFETWGGYVPHAMSKAAIVQMTRALARVLAPKIRVNAIAPGVVLLPEWLDAGAVEHLAETTPLKHHGSPEDVVRAFDYLLDATFVTGEVLLVDGGRHVRR, from the coding sequence GTGTCGCTGCCTAACGGGGGAGCGGTGACCGTGCGCCCGGTGGCGCTCGTGACCGGCGGGGCGCGGCGCATCGGCGCCGCCCTGTCGCGCGCGTCGGCGCGCCGCGGCTACCACGTCGCCATTCACCATCGGCAGTCGCCAGACGAGGCAGCGGCGCTCGTGCGCGAGATCGAGTCGAGCGGCGGATCGGCACACGCCGTGGTCGCCGACCTCCTCGACGCCGATGCCCCCGAACAACTGGTCTCCGACGTCGTCGCGCGCTGCGGGCGGTTGGACCTCCTCGTCAATTCGGCGGCCAACATGCTGCGCACCCCGGTGGGGCGCACCACGCCGGCGCAGTGGGACGAGATCTTCGCCCTCAACACGCGCGCCCCGTTCTTCCTCGCGCAAGCGGCAGCGCGTCATTTGGGCGAGGGGAGTTCGATCGTCAACATGGCCGACCTGGCGGCGTTCGAGACGTGGGGTGGCTACGTGCCGCACGCCATGTCCAAGGCGGCGATCGTGCAGATGACGCGCGCGCTGGCCCGCGTCCTGGCGCCGAAGATCCGGGTCAACGCGATCGCCCCCGGAGTGGTCCTCCTCCCCGAATGGCTCGACGCCGGCGCCGTCGAGCACCTCGCCGAGACCACTCCGCTCAAGCACCACGGCTCACCCGAGGATGTGGTGCGCGCCTTCGACTATCTCCTCGACGCGACCTTCGTTACCGGCGAGGTCCTCCTGGTCGACGGCGGGCGGCACGTGCGGCGGTAG